The Leptospira selangorensis genome segment TTCTGATCCGATTTTATAAACGTTGGATCTCACCTATTCTTCCGCCTTCCTGCAGATTTCATCCAAGCTGTTCTGAATATGCAATGCAGGCTTTCCAAGAATATGATTTCTTGTCGGCGACTTTTCTAAGCACTAAACGAATCTTAAAATGTAATCCACTATTCGCCGCTGGCGAAGACCCTTTACCACCCAACCCTAGAAGGAATTAGGAATGGAAGATAGACAAAACAGACTTTTTCTCGCGTTAATTTTATCCATGGGAGTTTGGTTCTTAGTAACCTATTACTTCAACCCGGAAGCTGGAAAACCGAAACAGCAACAGAAGACAGAACAAACTCCTGTTGAAAATAAGGAAAACGTAAAACAGGAAACTAAGGTAGAACCTAAACCTGTTGTTACGGCTACGAATCCTAAGGATGTAAAAACTTTTACATTCAAAACGGAAGCGCATATAGTTGTTCTTTCCAGTTTAGGCGGAAGGATCGAAAAATTCTATATTCGCAATTACAAGAATGTAGAAGGAACCGAGATCAACATCACCAGAGCTGATTTCCAAGAGATTGAAGTAGAAGGTGAGAAGATCAAGGCGATCGAACTTTCCAGAGGAAAAGGTTTCGATTTCAACTTCTCTCATAGAAAAGAAGATGTAGCCGCTTCCGAATGGAACCATCTGAATTTTAAAGCAGAAGAAAACAAAGAAGATCAAAGTATTACATTCACTGCGACAGAGAAAGGTGTTCTACTTAAAAAAGTATTTAGATTCTTCCCTCACGAAAATTATTTCAAAACAGAGATCTCCATCACCAACCTTGGAAAAGATAAACTCTTTTTTGGGGATCGCGAAAAACCCGCTTACTTAAGAACTTTCGGAAGTTTGGGACCTCTTCCATTAGAAAGAGAAGCAAACACTCAGGAATTGTCTAAATTCT includes the following:
- the yidD gene encoding membrane protein insertion efficiency factor YidD yields the protein MNRLAIFLIRFYKRWISPILPPSCRFHPSCSEYAMQAFQEYDFLSATFLSTKRILKCNPLFAAGEDPLPPNPRRN